The region TTTGCGACCACAGCACCGCCCGGCCCTGCTCGAGCAGTTCGATCGCCCTTTCGGGCTGCCCCGCCGCGATCGCACAGGCAGCGGCGTCGGCGGCCAGGGCACTGCCCTCGCTGGTCAGTAGCCGTTCCCGGCTGCGTCGGCCCGCCCCGAGCCACGCCAACAGCGGCAGGAACTCCACCGCTCGCGCGTAGCCGTCGGCTGCATCAGGCCACCGCCCGAGCATCGCGGCCAAGCGTCCCCATGCCCGACCAGTCTGTATCCGGACCTGCGCCGGTGCGGTTGTTATCGTGGTCGCTTCCCGCCAAGCCCCGAGCGCTGCATCCGCATCGGCCGGATCCTTAGTGTGCTCGAACCTGGCCTCCAACGCGTCACCAGCGACTAACAAGAACCTCCCCCGGAAAGGGTGATCGGTACGTACGGCAGCGATCGCTTCCTGACCAGTGGCGACCGCAGCATCAATGTCGGCCACGTCCCGGGTGAGTTTGAATCGATCAATCAGCGACGCGGTGTGGTTTGACAGGTACAAAGCCCGGTCTGGATGAATCGCCGGCGTGGCCTCGATCGCATCGCGTTCGGCCGTGATCGCGGCGTCCAAGTCTTCTTGGTCGCCCACCAGCCTGAACCGTCGGTGCAACGTGATGCCGTACATAGATAGGTGCAACGCCCGGTCTAGGTCCCCGGCGAGCGTGGCCTCGACCGCCTGCCTGCAAGCAGCGACAGCCGCGTCCAGATCGTCCGGTTCTCCACCGTGAGTGAACCTTGCCCACAGCGCGGTACCGAGACTGGACAGGCACCCCGGCCGTTCGTAGTGGCCCGTCGGGGTTGCACTTACGGCGGCTTGTCCCGCGTTGACGGCGGCATCTATATCGGCCAATTCCCCGTCTCGCTCAAACCGGGCTTGCAACGCAAGGTTGAGATTGTGCAAGAAAGCCGGTCGCGGGTGATGCTCGGTGGCTGCGATAGCTTCCCTGATGACCGTGATCGCTTCGTCAAGGTCGGTCACTCTCCCCAGTCTCTGGAAGCGTTCCCGCAACGTGCCGCTGAGCATGGACAGGTACCAAGGCCGGTCAGCCTGGTCCGGAAGGCCTGAAACGCCAACCGCGAGTGCTTCCCGGATGGCGGCGACCGCCGCGTCGATATCGGCCGCATCACCGACATGCTCGAACCGAGATAGCAGCGCAAGGCAGAGGTTGGACAGATATTCCGCGCGCCTGACATGGTCCGCGGGCGTGACCGCTATCGCCCGTCGGCCGATGGCGGTCGCCCCATCGATGTCAGCCACATCCCCGAAGCGTTCGAACCGTACTCGCAGAGCTATGCAGAGATTAGACAAGGCTGTTAGGTCGACAGAGGTAGTGGGATCGGGGCCAACCACCTGTTGCAGTGCAGTGACTGCGGCATCTAGATCGGAAGGATCGCCGAGGTGCTCAAACCGCATCCGTAGCATGTCGCCAAGGTTGTTCAGACAGATAGTCTGGACGGAATCACCGACAGGAGCGGCCTCAACGCCGGTTTGAGTAGCAGTGATAGCCGAGGACAAGTCCGCAACGTCACGGAAGCAGATGTAGCGTCTGTGCAGCGCAAGGCCCAACGTGGACAGATACCCCGCCCGGCTCGGGCCTTCGCCTGAGGCGCCCACGACCGCCTCTCGCGCAGCGCTTAGGGCCATGTCGATGTCAGCCACGTCCCCGGTCCATTCGAACCGGGTCTGCAGCACCACACTGAGACTGTTCATCCTGCCAGGCCTTTTCGCATCTTCGACAGGAGTGCACTCGGCCGCGGCCAGGCTCGCGTCCACAGCGTCATCGAGGTCAGACATGGTGTTCAGGGAATCGAAGCGGGCCAACTGCGCTCGTCCGAGGTCGGTCAGCAGCCCTGCACGGTCGGGATGCTCGATGACGGTCGCCGCGACCGCCTGTCGTCCCGCAACGATCGCCGCGTCGATGTCGGCCACATCCCCTGTTCGTTCGAACCGCATGCGAAGAGCGCTGCAGAGATCAGACAGCCACAACGGCCAGTCGGGGTGACCGAAGTCTGGTTCCACGGCCTTGCGCAGCAAGCGAATAGCGAGGTCGAGGGCGGACGGATCGTCGAAGTGTCGACCCTCGGTGAGAAGGGTGACGGCCTGCTCGGCCCATCCCTGCGGGCCGTAGTCACGGGCGGCCGTCGCAGGGGCATCGTCCCCACGCAGCTCATCAGGGACCAGCGTTGGATCCACCGCGCTTACAATGCTGAAGAGCTCCACTGCGAGGCTACGGTCCTTATACCTCAGCTCGTCCTCATCGGGAAGCTCCAAGGAGCGGTACCAGTACAGCCACGCAACCGCGTTGACCGCTGTGATCCACTCGCTGAACGGTAAGTCGTGACCGTCGTCGGCGGGCGTCCCAGCGACTCTAAGCAGACGAACGGCATCCTCCAGCGCCTCATCAGCGAGTATCCCGGACGCGTCGTGGTAGTTGACGTAACTCTCGAGTCGGCGTTGCAGCGCCGCCAGAAACTTCTCCACGACCAACCCCCCCAAGGGATGGAAGACACGATCACCCCACGAGGAGCCTACAACGGGGTGTCCTTCAGCATGCCCAAACCCACCACCGACCCGAACACCTGCGTGGCAGCCTTCAGCGGCTCGCTTCCGCCGGCGGGGCCGCGTTTCTGGTCGCTCTGGCCTATGGCGTCGGATACGGGCCCTGGCCCCGCTGTGGGACGCCAAGTACCGGGCGTTGATTGCACTCGCCGAAAATCTAGGTGAGTTGCTCGCGCGCCATGTTGGTTCGCCAGGATTCCCGACAGGTGAGTGTCCGGACCTGCCAGCGGCGTCAAGGCCGAGCCCTACGGGTAGGCTTCGCCGAGCCTTGACGTCGCTACCAGGTCCGAAGGGGCGGCAGCTATCGGAAGCCCTGACGAAGTGTCGCCGGCTGCTGGAGTGATCTAGCTCTGAATCGCCAGCTCGTTCGATGCGCGGCAGGTGAGCGAGCACGAGCATTTTCAACGATTCTCAACAGCGTTCCGACGAGGCCGCCACACCATCGTCATCCAAGGTTGATCAGGCGGGCCGAGCTGGCCCGTTTCGGTATATCTGTTCGAGTGCGGCGCGGGCGTAGCGTATGTATTCGGCACCTGCTGCGGTCGGCTGGAGGCCATCGCGGCCGGGAACGCTGTTTAGGATCTTGATTCCAGCCGTAGTTTCAAGGTGCCGCCTGCGGCTGTCAACCAAGCCGGTTGTGGGCAATGCGACTGGCGCTACGAGCCTGCGGCGAAGTGCAACGCTCGGTAGGCGCAGGCTACGGTGGCCTCGAGTTGAATCCATTCGCGCGAGATGAAGCAGATTCCGTGCGTACAAAATGACCGGAGCGCGGCACGCAAAACGGCGTAGCGTCCACCGACGCCGCCCGCTGGGGGCAGCTGCAACGAGGGCGCAGGTATGGCACTTACGTATGAGTGGGACGAAGAGACGGTCAGCGCATTGAAGCAGGCTCTTGACGAGGGCCTGGATTCGTACGATACGGCTGCGCGCATGATCGTCCTCGTTGGGCCCGAGCCGCCGGCCCACGTAGCATGCCTCGTCAGCGCACTGCAGTACCAGCAGACATCGCGTCCGGATCTCAAGGACGCCGCGGCGCGGGTCTATGCACCGATGTTTGAGATTGGTGGTCATAGTCACCCTGAGTCGGCGGGTGAGGCGACGGAGTCGACGTTGCTGGCCTGGGCCGATGCCCTTGAGCTTCTTGTTGCGTACCCTCTGGCGGTCTCACGGCTTGCCGATCTCCTGTGGCTGCGGCGGTTCGGCCCGAAGCACTATCTGCATGCTCGGGCCGCGCACCAGGCGTTCCGTGCGCTGTGGACCTACCCGGGTATTGCGGAAGTGGACAGAACGGAGTGTTTGACACGGGCGCTCGACCTCACCACCGAGGCGGGGATGAAGCCGCAGGTAATCGAGACCGTCACAGAAATCGTTTCGACGGCTACGCAGATCCTTGCGGATCCCCAGCCGGCACCGGGGTCCGTTCTTAGGCTGCTCACTCGGCTGGCTGCGCTGCCAGTCAATGAACGCCACCCGGAGTTGGCTGACCTCGTAGACAACGCAGGCGTGGCGTTCAGCGCCGATCCCTTCATCTTCGATGCCGTCATGCAGATTCGCCTGAAGCTGAGCGGGGCGGATGCCGAAGCACGCCGAGCTGTTGCCGCTGAGATCGTGGAATCGTGGGAGCAAGCCGCGCGGGGCGCCGAGCCGCTGGCCGCGATTCGTCACTTGGAGCAGGCACTGGCGATGGCCCGTACCGTAGGCCTACGTGAGGAGACGCAGCGCCTGCTCCTGCACCTGCAGGAACTCAGTCGGGGCGACCTCGGGCTGCGCGAGTTTTCCGCAGGAGTGGACATCCCGTTCGAGCTGGCCGAGGCCTTCGTTCGTTGGTTCCTCGAGGGAGACGATCCGCTCCTATGGCTCAATAAGCTCGGGAACTACTGTCCCGTTGAGCAAGACCGGGATGCAGTTGCCGAGCATGTCCGTGCCGCGATGAAGGAAGCGCCGTTCTACTATTTGGCGACGCACATCAAGCTGAACGAGCAAGGGCTCCCCATCAAGATCATCTCTGGGGATGACGACCGTTTCGCCCAAGCCGTTCTCGATCACCACACGCACCGCATCTCCATTTGGGGCCAGTTCGCAGCCGAGATCCTTAGCCGGGTTACTGCTGATGCCCGAACGTCGCCCGAAGCAATCGCTGAATTTCTGGCGGGCGGCTTGTTCGACGAAGCGCTGTCCGAGGGCCTCGTACGTGCCTTCGGTCACTTTGCTGCGGGCCGCTACGAAGAGACTCTGCTATGCACCCTCCCCCGCTTGGAGGCGGCGCTTCGTTCGGCTTCAATGAATCTCGGCTTGGTCGTCTATACAGAGCCAGGTGTCTCCCGAAGCGGCTTGGGAAGTTTTATCGGCCTTGGAGAGCTGCTTTCTGGGCTTAAGGGGTTCGTGCCTGAGGCCGAGCGGATCTATCTCACGATGTTGCTGGCCGCTCCTTTGAGTGTGAATCTGCGTAACCGGGCACTGCACGGGCTCATGCAGTATGTCTCCAAGCGCGATGCAGCACTCGCGCTGCACGCAGCCGCCACGATTGCCTTGTGGCGGTCGAGTGCCGGCGAGGACCTGAACCAGGACGACGGCTGACCGGTCGAGCCCAGCGGCCGCACTGCGACAATGAGGCTCGTCGGCCGACAGTGACTGCGGTATCCGGTGAACAACGTCGAGTTCTGTGTAGATCTCGCGCACCTCGGCGCGGTCCTCAAGCCACTTCGTCAACTCGGACGGGATCTCCCGGCGAGTGCGACACCGTCCGCGAACATTTGTGTACGCCGGAGCGCGTCGATCGAGACGCAGTGCAACCGTTCGTCTCGGTAGTAGAGCATCCCCACACTGGCATACGTGCCCTGAGTCATTGGCTGCTCGTGAACACCACCCCAGGACGGATTCGGCTTGGCGCTGTCGAGCGCGTCCCGCCCAACGCCGCTGCATTTGGTGAAGCTAGCTTCGGGCTCTCCGTCCTCAGCGGCTATCGCGCCTCATGGTGTCTTGGGCAGATGCAGATCCCTCCGGCTGGGCCTGTCTGTCGGCGGCGGCGCGGGCTCCGACGCCGCGTTTGCCCGGCTGGCGCTCGAATTTGACAAATCCGTCTGTCGCTCATCAGGCCAGTGTTATGACGCGACCATGTGAACGTCCGTGCAGATCTAAGCGCGCTAGTTGAACCTAGATGACCCGATCGAGCGCAACCACCAACCAGGTGTAGAGCGTCGAGCGTGCTTCGACGATTGTTCGGTCTCAGCCGGAGCCTTCACAGCCGGGAACGAGGGTACGACAATGCGCGCATGTCTAGTGAGTCGCAGCAACCCACTTCGCAGACCATAACGATTGCGTCGGCACGGCGAGATGGTGCTGCTGAGGTAGACGCCGCCGTGCTGATCGGCAACGCGGCGCGCGACACCCTGGGACATCTTCCGTTCGCCGCCTACAGAGAGGCTGCGCACAAGGGCTGTCTGCTTCTGGCGCGAGATGGCGAAGAGATCGTCGGTTACGCGCTCTACGGCCTTACGCGCGACCACGTGCGATTGGCCCACCTGTGCGTCAGGCCCGATTACCGCGGGCTTGGCATCGGCCGCAGACTTGTCGAACATATTGTCGACGAACGGGCGGGCTACCCGGGGATCAAGGCGAGTTGCCGCCACAGCTATGGCTTGGGTGAAATGTGGGTGAGCTTGGGCTTCAGCCAGATCGGCGAGCGGCTTGGTCGAAGTGATGATGGGCACATTCTGGTGATTTGGTGGCGGGACCACGGGCACCTGAACCTGCTAAGCCGCCAAGAGGAGCTGGTGCTCGTGCGCGCTGCGGTGGACTTGAATGTGGTGCGCGCTCTGGCTGGCCCACAGCGTCAGGACACCCTCGATGTTCAGGCCCTGTTGGATGACCAGATCATCGACAGGCTGGAGTTGATTCGCACCCCTGCTCTGAACGCAGAGATCGACACCATTGAGAGCGCGCTGCGAGCGCAGTGCACCAAAAGCATTCGCAACATGGCGG is a window of Catenulispora sp. EB89 DNA encoding:
- a CDS encoding CHAT domain-containing protein, producing MEKFLAALQRRLESYVNYHDASGILADEALEDAVRLLRVAGTPADDGHDLPFSEWITAVNAVAWLYWYRSLELPDEDELRYKDRSLAVELFSIVSAVDPTLVPDELRGDDAPATAARDYGPQGWAEQAVTLLTEGRHFDDPSALDLAIRLLRKAVEPDFGHPDWPLWLSDLCSALRMRFERTGDVADIDAAIVAGRQAVAATVIEHPDRAGLLTDLGRAQLARFDSLNTMSDLDDAVDASLAAAECTPVEDAKRPGRMNSLSVVLQTRFEWTGDVADIDMALSAAREAVVGASGEGPSRAGYLSTLGLALHRRYICFRDVADLSSAITATQTGVEAAPVGDSVQTICLNNLGDMLRMRFEHLGDPSDLDAAVTALQQVVGPDPTTSVDLTALSNLCIALRVRFERFGDVADIDGATAIGRRAIAVTPADHVRRAEYLSNLCLALLSRFEHVGDAADIDAAVAAIREALAVGVSGLPDQADRPWYLSMLSGTLRERFQRLGRVTDLDEAITVIREAIAATEHHPRPAFLHNLNLALQARFERDGELADIDAAVNAGQAAVSATPTGHYERPGCLSSLGTALWARFTHGGEPDDLDAAVAACRQAVEATLAGDLDRALHLSMYGITLHRRFRLVGDQEDLDAAITAERDAIEATPAIHPDRALYLSNHTASLIDRFKLTRDVADIDAAVATGQEAIAAVRTDHPFRGRFLLVAGDALEARFEHTKDPADADAALGAWREATTITTAPAQVRIQTGRAWGRLAAMLGRWPDAADGYARAVEFLPLLAWLGAGRRSRERLLTSEGSALAADAAACAIAAGQPERAIELLEQGRAVLWSQMLETRTDLTALRLAHPDLAARLDRLRAQLDGTAATPHTPSFPHNVDARIASARQWSALLDQVRELSGFHDFARLPALTQLREAAAGGTVVMINISGWRCDALLVSEVGVNVKELPDLTQAATVERVNTYLDALREFQSSSEDPATARDVMEREIAATLEWLWESIAEPVLDALGHHRLPADDQWPRLWWCPMGPLAILPLHAAGYHSEPGHHSVLDRVISSYTPTLRALSAARSRPQPTSPGRLLLIAQPYTPGAPPLPAARLEQGFLASQFDDTQLTLLTDVDATHAGIRNKLATHAQVHAACHGHQDLHDPTSGGLLPHDWNRAGLLSVLDLAASEHAGGEFAFLSACKSATGGITIMDEAVNLAAALHYAGWRHVIGTLWSVWDADAAFITRDTYQHLVNESGLDPNRSAEALHHALRGHRERPNHRAQPSRWAPFLHIGP